A section of the Cygnus olor isolate bCygOlo1 chromosome 14, bCygOlo1.pri.v2, whole genome shotgun sequence genome encodes:
- the MRPL22 gene encoding 39S ribosomal protein L22, mitochondrial isoform X2, with protein MWYLAKLIKGMSIDQALAQLEFNDKKGAKVIKEVLLEAQEMAVKNHNVEFKSNLHIAESLTGRGQYVKRIRYHGKGMFGIMKLVRCHYFVKLVEGPPPPPEPRKTGFDQAKEYVQQLRNRTLVHTL; from the exons ATGTGGTATCTGGCAAAACTG ATAAAAGGAATGTCCATTGATCAGGCTCTTGCTCAGTTGGAGTTTAATGATAAAAAGGGAGCAAAGGTGATCAAAGAG GTTTTGTTAGAAGCTCAAGAAATGGCAGTAAAAAATCACAATGTGGAATTCAAATCAAATTTACATATAG ctgagtCATTAACAGGCAGAGGCCAATATGTGAAACGGATCCGTTACCATGGTAAAGGCATGTTTGGCATCATGAAATTAGTCAGGTGCCACTACTTTGTGAAGCTGGTGGAaggtcctcctcctcctccagagcCACGAAAGACTGGTTTTGATCAAGCAAAAGAATACGTGCAACAGCTGCGAAATAGAACACTTGTTCATACGCTGTGA